A genomic window from Serratia liquefaciens includes:
- the gntK gene encoding gluconokinase has protein sequence MSNPQHHVFILMGVSGSGKSAVASAVAHEAHAAMLDGDYLHPRANINKMAAGHALDDNDRAPWLAALNDAIFAMERTNDVSLLVCSALKKSYRDRLREGNRNLHFIYLKGDKAVIEERLKQRKGHFFKPQMLVSQFATLEEPGAQEPDVQAIDIDQPLDGVVADTLAYIRHVAAQ, from the coding sequence ATGAGTAATCCACAGCACCACGTATTTATTTTGATGGGCGTTTCAGGCAGCGGAAAATCTGCCGTAGCCAGCGCCGTTGCCCATGAAGCTCATGCCGCGATGCTGGACGGAGACTACCTGCACCCGCGCGCCAACATCAACAAAATGGCCGCCGGGCATGCGCTGGACGATAACGATCGCGCCCCGTGGTTGGCCGCATTGAATGACGCTATTTTTGCCATGGAACGCACCAACGACGTTTCCCTGTTGGTGTGCTCGGCGTTGAAAAAAAGCTATCGCGACCGCCTGCGTGAAGGCAACCGCAACCTGCATTTCATTTATCTGAAGGGTGACAAGGCGGTGATTGAAGAGCGGCTGAAGCAGCGCAAAGGCCATTTCTTCAAGCCGCAGATGCTGGTTTCCCAATTTGCCACCCTGGAAGAGCCGGGCGCACAGGAGCCGGATGTGCAGGCGATTGATATCGATCAGCCGCTGGATGGCGTAGTCGCCGATACCCTTGCCTATATTCGGCATGTTGCAGCCCAGTAA
- the gntT gene encoding gluconate transporter, with translation MPLVIVAGGVALLLLLMIRFKLNGFISLVLVALAVGIAQGMPVDKVIGSIKAGVGGTLGSLALIMGFGAMLGKLLADCGGAQRIATTLIEKFGQKYIQWAVVLTGFTVGFALFYEVGFVLLLPLVFSIAASARVPLLYVGVPMAAALSVTHGFLPPHPGPTAIATIFHADMGKTLLYGTLLAIPTVILAGPVYARFLKGIDKPVPEGLYNPKIFTEAEMPSFGISVATSLVPVILMALRAVAEMVLPKGHSLLRFAEFFGDPVMATLIAVLIAIFTFGLNRGRTMDEVMGTITDSIKIIAMMLLIIGGGGAFKQVLVDSGVEKYIAALMEGSNVSPILMAWSIAAALRLALGSATVAAITAGGIVAPLIATTGVSPELMVIAVGSGSVIFSHVNDPGFWLFKEYFNLSIMETIKSWSVLETIISVCGLVGCLLLATVV, from the coding sequence ATGCCATTAGTGATTGTTGCAGGCGGCGTCGCGCTGCTGTTGCTGCTGATGATCCGCTTTAAGCTGAACGGCTTTATCTCTCTGGTTCTGGTTGCTCTGGCGGTGGGTATCGCTCAGGGTATGCCAGTCGATAAAGTGATCGGCTCCATCAAGGCCGGCGTGGGCGGCACCTTGGGTAGCCTGGCGTTGATCATGGGCTTCGGCGCCATGCTCGGCAAGCTGCTGGCGGACTGCGGCGGCGCTCAGCGCATCGCCACTACGCTAATCGAGAAGTTCGGTCAAAAATACATTCAATGGGCGGTGGTACTGACCGGTTTTACCGTCGGTTTTGCGCTGTTCTATGAAGTGGGCTTCGTGCTGCTGCTGCCGCTGGTCTTCAGCATCGCCGCTTCTGCTCGCGTGCCGCTGCTGTATGTCGGCGTGCCGATGGCGGCTGCGCTGTCGGTGACCCACGGTTTCCTGCCGCCGCACCCTGGCCCAACGGCGATCGCCACCATCTTCCATGCCGATATGGGGAAAACCCTGCTGTATGGCACGCTGCTGGCCATTCCGACGGTGATCCTGGCCGGTCCTGTCTATGCCCGCTTCCTGAAAGGCATCGACAAGCCGGTTCCTGAAGGTCTGTATAACCCAAAAATCTTCACCGAAGCGGAAATGCCAAGCTTTGGCATCAGCGTTGCCACCTCATTGGTGCCGGTGATCCTGATGGCGCTGCGCGCGGTAGCAGAAATGGTGCTGCCGAAGGGCCATAGCCTGCTGCGTTTTGCCGAGTTCTTCGGCGATCCGGTGATGGCGACGTTGATTGCGGTACTGATCGCTATCTTCACCTTTGGTTTGAACCGCGGCCGTACTATGGATGAAGTGATGGGGACCATCACCGACTCCATCAAAATTATCGCCATGATGCTGTTGATCATCGGCGGTGGCGGTGCGTTCAAGCAGGTACTGGTCGACAGCGGCGTGGAGAAATACATTGCCGCTCTGATGGAAGGCAGCAACGTCTCACCTATTCTGATGGCCTGGTCGATTGCGGCTGCGCTGCGTCTGGCGCTGGGTTCCGCTACCGTGGCGGCGATCACCGCCGGCGGCATCGTGGCCCCGCTGATCGCCACTACCGGCGTCAGCCCGGAGCTGATGGTGATCGCAGTCGGTTCAGGCAGCGTGATTTTCTCTCACGTCAACGATCCAGGTTTCTGGTTGTTCAAAGAGTATTTCAACCTGAGCATCATGGAAACCATCAAGTCCTGGTCGGTGCTGGAAACCATCATTTCCGTCTGCGGCCTGGTAGGGTGTTTGCTGCTGGCGACGGTGGTCTAA
- a CDS encoding YhgN family NAAT transporter, which translates to MTEMISVTVLLFLIMDPLGNLPIFMSVLKHLEPRRRRVVVIRELLIALLLMLIFLFAGEKILAFLNLRTETVSISGGIILFLIAIKMIFPTQEGNSSGLSAGEEPFLVPLAIPLVAGPSILAALMLLSHQYPNQISHLVVALLIAWGISAAILLMSDLFLRLLGSKGVSALERLMGLILVMLSTQMFLDGVRAYMKL; encoded by the coding sequence ATGACAGAGATGATTTCCGTCACGGTGTTGCTGTTTTTAATCATGGATCCGCTGGGCAATTTGCCGATTTTCATGTCGGTACTCAAACATCTGGAACCGCGCCGACGCCGGGTGGTGGTGATCCGCGAACTGCTGATCGCCCTGTTGTTGATGCTGATTTTCCTGTTCGCCGGCGAGAAAATTCTGGCGTTTCTTAACCTGCGAACCGAAACCGTGTCCATTTCCGGCGGGATTATTCTGTTTCTGATCGCCATCAAGATGATTTTCCCTACGCAGGAGGGCAACAGCAGCGGGCTTTCCGCCGGGGAAGAGCCCTTCCTGGTGCCGCTGGCGATCCCGTTGGTCGCCGGGCCTTCGATTCTGGCGGCGCTGATGCTGCTCTCGCACCAGTATCCGAACCAGATTTCGCACCTGGTGGTGGCATTGCTGATTGCCTGGGGCATTTCCGCCGCTATCTTGCTGATGTCGGATCTGTTCCTGCGCCTGCTGGGCAGTAAAGGGGTAAGCGCATTGGAAAGGTTGATGGGGCTGATTCTGGTGATGCTGTCGACCCAGATGTTCCTGGACGGCGTGCGGGCCTACATGAAGTTGTAG